A portion of the Ptiloglossa arizonensis isolate GNS036 chromosome 11, iyPtiAriz1_principal, whole genome shotgun sequence genome contains these proteins:
- the Graf gene encoding GTPase regulator associated with FAK isoform X1: protein MGVGLKPLEFTDCLTDSPYFRENLHYHERELEKTSQQIKRLIKEVKDLLLAAKNLSRAQRALSKTLQNFSFECIGETQTEDETHISQSLKEFGKLIASIEDERDRMLERAYDQIILPLETFRKEHIGGVKDGKKKFEKQTVKFCQSQERYLNLSTKKQDNVLQEADATLEMAERHFCQASLEYVFLLQRVQEQKKFEFVETLLGFMFGWLTFYHQGHEVAKDFKPYMTELQLKIQKTRDNFHATQDKTISLMNKMKDIKKSAVETGVNKIYTREGYLFLMEKKAFGTTWTKQYCTYQKDKKEFTMIPYNQLTGKFSIKEILTLASCVRRTSDTIEKRFCFDITNVDKPNVIYTFQALSEEDRKLWLDAMDGKEPNYPIVGVSTKSEETVLDETGFMFVSKCIAALEERGLEEQGLYRVVGVASKVNKLLAMGLDRRKLEKFNMDDRFEWESKTITSALKTYLRTLSEPLMTFQYYNSFISAAKQDMKEARTNDIHNLVYGLPKANFSMLILLIRHLCSVAKKSDKNLMTIGNLAVCFGPSLLRPKEETVASIMDIKFYNIVVEILIENCERIIAGPPQDTMQSAQITQNTAPSKSQRVTTEDGSTSSGNGTSFLRYPIHTNISSPHAHLVTRSYYDGPLAVVTKSSSVDDQKNGDFEETEHTSHRMPTYLDSRSGRVKLTNANLMYHSADKVLTSGNTSSSSESIASDLHSFSSDLPVKQKRGSMMSVHYPSGYAQRNNPSVSVVNTSPSSGRSSPGQVPGIWRVRTLYACLAESDGELSFEPNQIITNVKASLEPGWLEGTLNGKTGLVPKNYVEQLP from the exons ATGGGTGTTGGCCTCAAACCATTAGAGTTTACGGATTGCTTAACCGATAGCCCCTACTTTCGAGAAAATCTTCATTATCATGAGCGTGAATTGGAGAAGACCAGCCAACAGATTAAACGGCTCATCAAAGAGGTCAAAGATCTTTTGCTAGCTGCCAAAA ATTTGTCCAGAGCTCAGAGAGCACTTTCTAAAACATTGCAGAACTTTAGCTTTGAATGCATTGGGGAAACACAAACTGAAgatgaaactcacatatcacaAAGTCTAAAGGAATTTGGTAAACTTATTGCATCAATAGAGGATGAAAGGGATCGCATG CTTGAACGTGCTTACGATCAAATTATACTCCCCCTGGAAACTTTTAGAAAAGAACATATCGGAGGCGTTAAG GAcgggaaaaagaaatttgaaaaacaaacTGTAAAATTTTGTCAAAGCCAAGAACGCTATTTAAATCTGTCTACTAAAAAACAAGACAATGTTCTTcaagag GCTGATGCAACATTGGAAATGGCCGAAAGACATTTTTGCCAAGCTAGTTTAGAATATGTGTTCTTGCTTCAACGAGTACAAGAACAGAAAAAGTTTGAATTTGTTGAAACT TTATTAGGCTTTATGTTTGGTTGGTTAACATTTTACCATCAAGGTCATGAAGTTGCAAAGGATTTTAAACCTTACATGACTGAATTGCAATTAAAAATACAGAAG ACTAGAGACAATTTCCATGCTACCCAGGATAAAACAATATCACTTATGAATAAAATGAAGGATATAAAAAAG tCTGCTGTGGAAACTGGCGTCAACAAAATATACACCCGTGaaggatatttatttttaatggaaaaaa AAGCATTTGGTACAACATGGACAAAGCAGTATTGCACATATCAAAAAGACAAGAAAGAATTCACAATGATACCTTACAATCAACTTACAGGAAAATTT AGTATTAAAGAAATTTTGACATTGGCATCTTGTGTACGTCGTACATCGGACACGATTGAAAAACGGTTCTGCTTTGACATCACTAATGTTGATAA acCTAATGTAATATATACATTCCAAGCACTTTCTGAAGAAGATAGGAAGTTATGGTTAGATGCCATGGATGGAAAAGAACCG AATTATCCTATAGTAGGTGTATCAACAAAATCTGAAGAAActgttttagatgaaacaggatttATGTTTGTGTCAAAATGTATTGCAGCACTTGAAGAAAGAG gcCTTGAAGAACAAGGTTTATATAGAGTTGTTGGTGTTGCATCAAAAGTAAATAAACTTCTAGCAATGGGTTTGGATAGaaggaaattagaaaaatttaatatGGATGATCGCTTCGAATGGGAAAGTAAAACTATTACCAGTGCACTAAAAACTTATCTAAGGACATTATCTGAACCGTTAATGACCTTCCAATACTACAATAGTTTTATTTCAGCTGCGA AACAAGATATGAAAGAAGCACGTACAAACGATATTCACAACCTTGTTTATGGACTGCCAAAAGCAAATTTCAGTATGTTAATTCTACTTATTAGACACCTGTGTAG TGTGGCAAAAAAAAGTGATAAAAATTTAATGACTATTGGTAATTTGGCTGTATGTTTTGGTCCGTCTTTATTACGACCGAAAGAAGAAACAGTAGCCTCTATAATGGACATTAAATTCTATAATATCGTagttgaaattttaattgaaaattgtgAAAGAATAATTGCTGGTCCACCACAAGACACTATGCAATCAGCGCAAATTACACAAAATACTGCTCCTTCTAAATCACAACGTGTCACTACAGAGGATGGATCAACATCTTCTGGAAATGGAACATCGTTTTTAAGATACCCAATACACACTAATATATCTTCGCCACATGCACAT CTTGTTACAAGATCATACTATGATGGTCCATTAGCAGTTGTTACTAAGTCATCTTCTGTTGATGATCAAAAAAATGGAGACTTCGAAGAAACTGAACACACAAGCCATAGAATGCCAACATATTTAGACAGTCGAAGTGGACGTGTTAAATTAACTAATGCAAATCTTATGTACCATTCTGCAGATAaag TATTAACGAGTGGTAACACGAGTAGTTCAAGTGAGTCAATTGCATCGGATCTACATTCATTTTCGTCCGATTTGCCAGTAAAACAAAAACGTGGTTCTATGATGTCTGTACATTATCCATCGGGTTACGCTCAACGAAATAACCCATCAGTATCTGT AGTTAATACATCACCTAGTAGTGGACGGTCAAGCCCTGGTCAAGTACCTGGTATTtg GAGAGTCCGTACTTTATATGCCTGTTTGGCAGAAAGTGATGGTGAATTATCATTTGAACCAAATCAAattattacaaacg tAAAGGCCTCTTTGGAGCCCGGATGGTTAGAAGGTACGCTAAATGGCAAGACAGGATTGGTCCCAAAGAACTATGTTGAACAGTTACCTTGA
- the Graf gene encoding GTPase regulator associated with FAK isoform X4: MLERAYDQIILPLETFRKEHIGGVKDGKKKFEKQTVKFCQSQERYLNLSTKKQDNVLQEADATLEMAERHFCQASLEYVFLLQRVQEQKKFEFVETLLGFMFGWLTFYHQGHEVAKDFKPYMTELQLKIQKTRDNFHATQDKTISLMNKMKDIKKSAVETGVNKIYTREGYLFLMEKKAFGTTWTKQYCTYQKDKKEFTMIPYNQLTGKFSIKEILTLASCVRRTSDTIEKRFCFDITNVDKPNVIYTFQALSEEDRKLWLDAMDGKEPNYPIVGVSTKSEETVLDETGFMFVSKCIAALEERGLEEQGLYRVVGVASKVNKLLAMGLDRRKLEKFNMDDRFEWESKTITSALKTYLRTLSEPLMTFQYYNSFISAAKQDMKEARTNDIHNLVYGLPKANFSMLILLIRHLCSVAKKSDKNLMTIGNLAVCFGPSLLRPKEETVASIMDIKFYNIVVEILIENCERIIAGPPQDTMQSAQITQNTAPSKSQRVTTEDGSTSSGNGTSFLRYPIHTNISSPHAHLVTRSYYDGPLAVVTKSSSVDDQKNGDFEETEHTSHRMPTYLDSRSGRVKLTNANLMYHSADKVLTSGNTSSSSESIASDLHSFSSDLPVKQKRGSMMSVHYPSGYAQRNNPSVSVVNTSPSSGRSSPGQVPGIWRVRTLYACLAESDGELSFEPNQIITNVKASLEPGWLEGTLNGKTGLVPKNYVEQLP; encoded by the exons ATG CTTGAACGTGCTTACGATCAAATTATACTCCCCCTGGAAACTTTTAGAAAAGAACATATCGGAGGCGTTAAG GAcgggaaaaagaaatttgaaaaacaaacTGTAAAATTTTGTCAAAGCCAAGAACGCTATTTAAATCTGTCTACTAAAAAACAAGACAATGTTCTTcaagag GCTGATGCAACATTGGAAATGGCCGAAAGACATTTTTGCCAAGCTAGTTTAGAATATGTGTTCTTGCTTCAACGAGTACAAGAACAGAAAAAGTTTGAATTTGTTGAAACT TTATTAGGCTTTATGTTTGGTTGGTTAACATTTTACCATCAAGGTCATGAAGTTGCAAAGGATTTTAAACCTTACATGACTGAATTGCAATTAAAAATACAGAAG ACTAGAGACAATTTCCATGCTACCCAGGATAAAACAATATCACTTATGAATAAAATGAAGGATATAAAAAAG tCTGCTGTGGAAACTGGCGTCAACAAAATATACACCCGTGaaggatatttatttttaatggaaaaaa AAGCATTTGGTACAACATGGACAAAGCAGTATTGCACATATCAAAAAGACAAGAAAGAATTCACAATGATACCTTACAATCAACTTACAGGAAAATTT AGTATTAAAGAAATTTTGACATTGGCATCTTGTGTACGTCGTACATCGGACACGATTGAAAAACGGTTCTGCTTTGACATCACTAATGTTGATAA acCTAATGTAATATATACATTCCAAGCACTTTCTGAAGAAGATAGGAAGTTATGGTTAGATGCCATGGATGGAAAAGAACCG AATTATCCTATAGTAGGTGTATCAACAAAATCTGAAGAAActgttttagatgaaacaggatttATGTTTGTGTCAAAATGTATTGCAGCACTTGAAGAAAGAG gcCTTGAAGAACAAGGTTTATATAGAGTTGTTGGTGTTGCATCAAAAGTAAATAAACTTCTAGCAATGGGTTTGGATAGaaggaaattagaaaaatttaatatGGATGATCGCTTCGAATGGGAAAGTAAAACTATTACCAGTGCACTAAAAACTTATCTAAGGACATTATCTGAACCGTTAATGACCTTCCAATACTACAATAGTTTTATTTCAGCTGCGA AACAAGATATGAAAGAAGCACGTACAAACGATATTCACAACCTTGTTTATGGACTGCCAAAAGCAAATTTCAGTATGTTAATTCTACTTATTAGACACCTGTGTAG TGTGGCAAAAAAAAGTGATAAAAATTTAATGACTATTGGTAATTTGGCTGTATGTTTTGGTCCGTCTTTATTACGACCGAAAGAAGAAACAGTAGCCTCTATAATGGACATTAAATTCTATAATATCGTagttgaaattttaattgaaaattgtgAAAGAATAATTGCTGGTCCACCACAAGACACTATGCAATCAGCGCAAATTACACAAAATACTGCTCCTTCTAAATCACAACGTGTCACTACAGAGGATGGATCAACATCTTCTGGAAATGGAACATCGTTTTTAAGATACCCAATACACACTAATATATCTTCGCCACATGCACAT CTTGTTACAAGATCATACTATGATGGTCCATTAGCAGTTGTTACTAAGTCATCTTCTGTTGATGATCAAAAAAATGGAGACTTCGAAGAAACTGAACACACAAGCCATAGAATGCCAACATATTTAGACAGTCGAAGTGGACGTGTTAAATTAACTAATGCAAATCTTATGTACCATTCTGCAGATAaag TATTAACGAGTGGTAACACGAGTAGTTCAAGTGAGTCAATTGCATCGGATCTACATTCATTTTCGTCCGATTTGCCAGTAAAACAAAAACGTGGTTCTATGATGTCTGTACATTATCCATCGGGTTACGCTCAACGAAATAACCCATCAGTATCTGT AGTTAATACATCACCTAGTAGTGGACGGTCAAGCCCTGGTCAAGTACCTGGTATTtg GAGAGTCCGTACTTTATATGCCTGTTTGGCAGAAAGTGATGGTGAATTATCATTTGAACCAAATCAAattattacaaacg tAAAGGCCTCTTTGGAGCCCGGATGGTTAGAAGGTACGCTAAATGGCAAGACAGGATTGGTCCCAAAGAACTATGTTGAACAGTTACCTTGA
- the Graf gene encoding GTPase regulator associated with FAK isoform X3, with translation MGVGLKPLEFTDCLTDSPYFRENLHYHERELEKTSQQIKRLIKEVKDLLLAAKNLSRAQRALSKTLQNFSFECIGETQTEDETHISQSLKEFGKLIASIEDERDRMLERAYDQIILPLETFRKEHIGGVKDGKKKFEKQTVKFCQSQERYLNLSTKKQDNVLQEADATLEMAERHFCQASLEYVFLLQRVQEQKKFEFVETLLGFMFGWLTFYHQGHEVAKDFKPYMTELQLKIQKSAVETGVNKIYTREGYLFLMEKKAFGTTWTKQYCTYQKDKKEFTMIPYNQLTGKFSIKEILTLASCVRRTSDTIEKRFCFDITNVDKPNVIYTFQALSEEDRKLWLDAMDGKEPNYPIVGVSTKSEETVLDETGFMFVSKCIAALEERGLEEQGLYRVVGVASKVNKLLAMGLDRRKLEKFNMDDRFEWESKTITSALKTYLRTLSEPLMTFQYYNSFISAAKQDMKEARTNDIHNLVYGLPKANFSMLILLIRHLCSVAKKSDKNLMTIGNLAVCFGPSLLRPKEETVASIMDIKFYNIVVEILIENCERIIAGPPQDTMQSAQITQNTAPSKSQRVTTEDGSTSSGNGTSFLRYPIHTNISSPHAHLVTRSYYDGPLAVVTKSSSVDDQKNGDFEETEHTSHRMPTYLDSRSGRVKLTNANLMYHSADKVLTSGNTSSSSESIASDLHSFSSDLPVKQKRGSMMSVHYPSGYAQRNNPSVSVVNTSPSSGRSSPGQVPGIWRVRTLYACLAESDGELSFEPNQIITNVKASLEPGWLEGTLNGKTGLVPKNYVEQLP, from the exons ATGGGTGTTGGCCTCAAACCATTAGAGTTTACGGATTGCTTAACCGATAGCCCCTACTTTCGAGAAAATCTTCATTATCATGAGCGTGAATTGGAGAAGACCAGCCAACAGATTAAACGGCTCATCAAAGAGGTCAAAGATCTTTTGCTAGCTGCCAAAA ATTTGTCCAGAGCTCAGAGAGCACTTTCTAAAACATTGCAGAACTTTAGCTTTGAATGCATTGGGGAAACACAAACTGAAgatgaaactcacatatcacaAAGTCTAAAGGAATTTGGTAAACTTATTGCATCAATAGAGGATGAAAGGGATCGCATG CTTGAACGTGCTTACGATCAAATTATACTCCCCCTGGAAACTTTTAGAAAAGAACATATCGGAGGCGTTAAG GAcgggaaaaagaaatttgaaaaacaaacTGTAAAATTTTGTCAAAGCCAAGAACGCTATTTAAATCTGTCTACTAAAAAACAAGACAATGTTCTTcaagag GCTGATGCAACATTGGAAATGGCCGAAAGACATTTTTGCCAAGCTAGTTTAGAATATGTGTTCTTGCTTCAACGAGTACAAGAACAGAAAAAGTTTGAATTTGTTGAAACT TTATTAGGCTTTATGTTTGGTTGGTTAACATTTTACCATCAAGGTCATGAAGTTGCAAAGGATTTTAAACCTTACATGACTGAATTGCAATTAAAAATACAGAAG tCTGCTGTGGAAACTGGCGTCAACAAAATATACACCCGTGaaggatatttatttttaatggaaaaaa AAGCATTTGGTACAACATGGACAAAGCAGTATTGCACATATCAAAAAGACAAGAAAGAATTCACAATGATACCTTACAATCAACTTACAGGAAAATTT AGTATTAAAGAAATTTTGACATTGGCATCTTGTGTACGTCGTACATCGGACACGATTGAAAAACGGTTCTGCTTTGACATCACTAATGTTGATAA acCTAATGTAATATATACATTCCAAGCACTTTCTGAAGAAGATAGGAAGTTATGGTTAGATGCCATGGATGGAAAAGAACCG AATTATCCTATAGTAGGTGTATCAACAAAATCTGAAGAAActgttttagatgaaacaggatttATGTTTGTGTCAAAATGTATTGCAGCACTTGAAGAAAGAG gcCTTGAAGAACAAGGTTTATATAGAGTTGTTGGTGTTGCATCAAAAGTAAATAAACTTCTAGCAATGGGTTTGGATAGaaggaaattagaaaaatttaatatGGATGATCGCTTCGAATGGGAAAGTAAAACTATTACCAGTGCACTAAAAACTTATCTAAGGACATTATCTGAACCGTTAATGACCTTCCAATACTACAATAGTTTTATTTCAGCTGCGA AACAAGATATGAAAGAAGCACGTACAAACGATATTCACAACCTTGTTTATGGACTGCCAAAAGCAAATTTCAGTATGTTAATTCTACTTATTAGACACCTGTGTAG TGTGGCAAAAAAAAGTGATAAAAATTTAATGACTATTGGTAATTTGGCTGTATGTTTTGGTCCGTCTTTATTACGACCGAAAGAAGAAACAGTAGCCTCTATAATGGACATTAAATTCTATAATATCGTagttgaaattttaattgaaaattgtgAAAGAATAATTGCTGGTCCACCACAAGACACTATGCAATCAGCGCAAATTACACAAAATACTGCTCCTTCTAAATCACAACGTGTCACTACAGAGGATGGATCAACATCTTCTGGAAATGGAACATCGTTTTTAAGATACCCAATACACACTAATATATCTTCGCCACATGCACAT CTTGTTACAAGATCATACTATGATGGTCCATTAGCAGTTGTTACTAAGTCATCTTCTGTTGATGATCAAAAAAATGGAGACTTCGAAGAAACTGAACACACAAGCCATAGAATGCCAACATATTTAGACAGTCGAAGTGGACGTGTTAAATTAACTAATGCAAATCTTATGTACCATTCTGCAGATAaag TATTAACGAGTGGTAACACGAGTAGTTCAAGTGAGTCAATTGCATCGGATCTACATTCATTTTCGTCCGATTTGCCAGTAAAACAAAAACGTGGTTCTATGATGTCTGTACATTATCCATCGGGTTACGCTCAACGAAATAACCCATCAGTATCTGT AGTTAATACATCACCTAGTAGTGGACGGTCAAGCCCTGGTCAAGTACCTGGTATTtg GAGAGTCCGTACTTTATATGCCTGTTTGGCAGAAAGTGATGGTGAATTATCATTTGAACCAAATCAAattattacaaacg tAAAGGCCTCTTTGGAGCCCGGATGGTTAGAAGGTACGCTAAATGGCAAGACAGGATTGGTCCCAAAGAACTATGTTGAACAGTTACCTTGA
- the Graf gene encoding GTPase regulator associated with FAK isoform X2, whose product MGVGLKPLEFTDCLTDSPYFRENLHYHERELEKTSQQIKRLIKEVKDLLLAAKNLSRAQRALSKTLQNFSFECIGETQTEDETHISQSLKEFGKLIASIEDERDRMLERAYDQIILPLETFRKEHIGGVKDGKKKFEKQTVKFCQSQERYLNLSTKKQDNVLQEADATLEMAERHFCQASLEYVFLLQRVQEQKKFEFVETLLGFMFGWLTFYHQGHEVAKDFKPYMTELQLKIQKDKTISLMNKMKDIKKSAVETGVNKIYTREGYLFLMEKKAFGTTWTKQYCTYQKDKKEFTMIPYNQLTGKFSIKEILTLASCVRRTSDTIEKRFCFDITNVDKPNVIYTFQALSEEDRKLWLDAMDGKEPNYPIVGVSTKSEETVLDETGFMFVSKCIAALEERGLEEQGLYRVVGVASKVNKLLAMGLDRRKLEKFNMDDRFEWESKTITSALKTYLRTLSEPLMTFQYYNSFISAAKQDMKEARTNDIHNLVYGLPKANFSMLILLIRHLCSVAKKSDKNLMTIGNLAVCFGPSLLRPKEETVASIMDIKFYNIVVEILIENCERIIAGPPQDTMQSAQITQNTAPSKSQRVTTEDGSTSSGNGTSFLRYPIHTNISSPHAHLVTRSYYDGPLAVVTKSSSVDDQKNGDFEETEHTSHRMPTYLDSRSGRVKLTNANLMYHSADKVLTSGNTSSSSESIASDLHSFSSDLPVKQKRGSMMSVHYPSGYAQRNNPSVSVVNTSPSSGRSSPGQVPGIWRVRTLYACLAESDGELSFEPNQIITNVKASLEPGWLEGTLNGKTGLVPKNYVEQLP is encoded by the exons ATGGGTGTTGGCCTCAAACCATTAGAGTTTACGGATTGCTTAACCGATAGCCCCTACTTTCGAGAAAATCTTCATTATCATGAGCGTGAATTGGAGAAGACCAGCCAACAGATTAAACGGCTCATCAAAGAGGTCAAAGATCTTTTGCTAGCTGCCAAAA ATTTGTCCAGAGCTCAGAGAGCACTTTCTAAAACATTGCAGAACTTTAGCTTTGAATGCATTGGGGAAACACAAACTGAAgatgaaactcacatatcacaAAGTCTAAAGGAATTTGGTAAACTTATTGCATCAATAGAGGATGAAAGGGATCGCATG CTTGAACGTGCTTACGATCAAATTATACTCCCCCTGGAAACTTTTAGAAAAGAACATATCGGAGGCGTTAAG GAcgggaaaaagaaatttgaaaaacaaacTGTAAAATTTTGTCAAAGCCAAGAACGCTATTTAAATCTGTCTACTAAAAAACAAGACAATGTTCTTcaagag GCTGATGCAACATTGGAAATGGCCGAAAGACATTTTTGCCAAGCTAGTTTAGAATATGTGTTCTTGCTTCAACGAGTACAAGAACAGAAAAAGTTTGAATTTGTTGAAACT TTATTAGGCTTTATGTTTGGTTGGTTAACATTTTACCATCAAGGTCATGAAGTTGCAAAGGATTTTAAACCTTACATGACTGAATTGCAATTAAAAATACAGAAG GATAAAACAATATCACTTATGAATAAAATGAAGGATATAAAAAAG tCTGCTGTGGAAACTGGCGTCAACAAAATATACACCCGTGaaggatatttatttttaatggaaaaaa AAGCATTTGGTACAACATGGACAAAGCAGTATTGCACATATCAAAAAGACAAGAAAGAATTCACAATGATACCTTACAATCAACTTACAGGAAAATTT AGTATTAAAGAAATTTTGACATTGGCATCTTGTGTACGTCGTACATCGGACACGATTGAAAAACGGTTCTGCTTTGACATCACTAATGTTGATAA acCTAATGTAATATATACATTCCAAGCACTTTCTGAAGAAGATAGGAAGTTATGGTTAGATGCCATGGATGGAAAAGAACCG AATTATCCTATAGTAGGTGTATCAACAAAATCTGAAGAAActgttttagatgaaacaggatttATGTTTGTGTCAAAATGTATTGCAGCACTTGAAGAAAGAG gcCTTGAAGAACAAGGTTTATATAGAGTTGTTGGTGTTGCATCAAAAGTAAATAAACTTCTAGCAATGGGTTTGGATAGaaggaaattagaaaaatttaatatGGATGATCGCTTCGAATGGGAAAGTAAAACTATTACCAGTGCACTAAAAACTTATCTAAGGACATTATCTGAACCGTTAATGACCTTCCAATACTACAATAGTTTTATTTCAGCTGCGA AACAAGATATGAAAGAAGCACGTACAAACGATATTCACAACCTTGTTTATGGACTGCCAAAAGCAAATTTCAGTATGTTAATTCTACTTATTAGACACCTGTGTAG TGTGGCAAAAAAAAGTGATAAAAATTTAATGACTATTGGTAATTTGGCTGTATGTTTTGGTCCGTCTTTATTACGACCGAAAGAAGAAACAGTAGCCTCTATAATGGACATTAAATTCTATAATATCGTagttgaaattttaattgaaaattgtgAAAGAATAATTGCTGGTCCACCACAAGACACTATGCAATCAGCGCAAATTACACAAAATACTGCTCCTTCTAAATCACAACGTGTCACTACAGAGGATGGATCAACATCTTCTGGAAATGGAACATCGTTTTTAAGATACCCAATACACACTAATATATCTTCGCCACATGCACAT CTTGTTACAAGATCATACTATGATGGTCCATTAGCAGTTGTTACTAAGTCATCTTCTGTTGATGATCAAAAAAATGGAGACTTCGAAGAAACTGAACACACAAGCCATAGAATGCCAACATATTTAGACAGTCGAAGTGGACGTGTTAAATTAACTAATGCAAATCTTATGTACCATTCTGCAGATAaag TATTAACGAGTGGTAACACGAGTAGTTCAAGTGAGTCAATTGCATCGGATCTACATTCATTTTCGTCCGATTTGCCAGTAAAACAAAAACGTGGTTCTATGATGTCTGTACATTATCCATCGGGTTACGCTCAACGAAATAACCCATCAGTATCTGT AGTTAATACATCACCTAGTAGTGGACGGTCAAGCCCTGGTCAAGTACCTGGTATTtg GAGAGTCCGTACTTTATATGCCTGTTTGGCAGAAAGTGATGGTGAATTATCATTTGAACCAAATCAAattattacaaacg tAAAGGCCTCTTTGGAGCCCGGATGGTTAGAAGGTACGCTAAATGGCAAGACAGGATTGGTCCCAAAGAACTATGTTGAACAGTTACCTTGA